DNA sequence from the Maridesulfovibrio frigidus DSM 17176 genome:
GATAGCTTGCTCTGTTCGATCAAAGCGGAAAATAATTACTGCACTGTCACCAGACTGTTGAACAAATGCGTACATGTATTCAACGTTGATGCTCGAGTCTCTAAGCATATCCAGCAAAGAGTGCAATCCGCCCGGTTTATCGTTAACAACAACTGCAACTACAGTAGTTTTACCTACGGTGAAGCCTGCGTCTTTGAGTACTTTTTGAGCAGTTTCAAAATCGGATACAATAAGTCTCAAAATACCAAAATCAG
Encoded proteins:
- a CDS encoding ACT domain-containing protein; the protein is MKCDQLSIFLENRSGRLAEVTRLLSEAKVNIRALSLADTSDFGILRLIVSDFETAQKVLKDAGFTVGKTTVVAVVVNDKPGGLHSLLDMLRDSSINVEYMYAFVQQSGDSAVIIFRFDRTEQAIELLTEKNIPMIPSDELCKL